A genomic window from Megalobrama amblycephala isolate DHTTF-2021 linkage group LG2, ASM1881202v1, whole genome shotgun sequence includes:
- the ppp2cb gene encoding serine/threonine-protein phosphatase 2A catalytic subunit beta isoform → MDDKTFTKELDQWVEQLNECKQLTENQVRTLCEKAKEILTKESNVQEVRCPVTVCGDVHGQFHDLMELFRIGGKSPDTNYLFMGDYVDRGYYSVETVTLLVALKVRYPERITILRGNHESRQITQVYGFYDECLRKYGNANVWKYFTDLFDYLPLTALVDGQIFCLHGGLSPSIDTLDHIRALDRLQEVPHEGPMCDLLWSDPDDRGGWGISPRGAGYTFGQDISETFNHANGLTLVSRAHQLVMEGYNWCHDRNVVTIFSAPNYCYRCGNQAAIMELDDTLKYSFLQFDPAPRRGEPHVTRRTPDYFL, encoded by the exons ATGGATGATAAAACGTTCACGAAAGAATTAGACCAATGGGTCGAACAGCTGAACGAGTGCAAACAGCTGACCGAGAACCAAGTGAGAACACTCTGCGAGAAG GCTAAAGAGATTCTCACTAAGGAGTCCAATGTGCAGGAGGTGCGCTGCCCCGTCACAGTGTGTGGAGATGTGCATGGCCAGTTTCATGACCTGATGGAGCTCTTCAGAATTGGTGGGAAGTCACCTGACACCAACTACCTGTTTATGGGCGACTATGTAGACAGAGGATATTACTCAGTGGAAACAGTCACACTTCTTGTTGCACTAAAG GTTCGCTATCCAGAACGCATCACGATATTGCGAGGAAACCACGAGAGCAGACAGATCACACAGGTGTACGGTTTCTATGACGAGTGCTTGAGGAAATATGGCAACGCAAACGTCTGGAAGTATTTCACAGACCTCTTTGACTACCTACCCCTCACAGCCCTGGTGGATGGGCAG ATCTTCTGCCTGCACGGTGGTCTCTCTCCATCCATAGACACACTGGATCACATCCGTGCGCTGGATCGTCTACAGGAGGTTCCACATGAG ggacCCATGTGTGACCTGCTGTGGTCAGACCCTGATGATCGTGGTGGCTGGGGAATCTCGCCACGAGGAGCCGGTTACACCTTTGGACAAGACATTTCTGAGACCTTCAACCACGCTAATGGCCTCACGCTGGTGTCCCGCGCCCATCAGCTGGTCATGGAG GGGTACAATTGGTGTCATGATAGGAACGTTGTCACTATCTTCAGTGCGCCAAACTACTGCTATCGCTGTGGCAACCAGGCAGCCATTATGGAACTGGACGATACCCTTAAATATTCATT CCTTCAGTTTGATCCAGCTCCTCGACGTGGAGAGCCTCACGTCACCCGCCGCACCCCCGACTACTTCCTATAA